The following proteins are co-located in the Eptesicus fuscus isolate TK198812 chromosome 9, DD_ASM_mEF_20220401, whole genome shotgun sequence genome:
- the PTAFR gene encoding platelet-activating factor receptor, translating into METNASFRVDSEFRYTLFPVFYSVIFVVGVIANSYVLWVFASLYPSKKLNEIKIFMVNLTMADLLFLVTLPLWITYYYHQGDWILPAFLCNLAGCFFFINTYCSVAFLAVITYNRFQAVTRPIKTVQATTRKRGILLSLIIWVSIVAAASYFFVLDSTNIVPSKAGSGNVTRCFEHYEKGSIPVLIIHIFLVFAFFLVFLLIFFCNLIIIRTLLLQPVQQQRNAEVKRRALWMVCTVLAVFIICFVPHHVVQLPWTLAELGFQNSDFHQAINDAHQVTLCLLSTNCVLDPIIYCFLTKKFRKHLTEKFYSMRSSRKCPLTTVDTGTEVVLPLNQMPANSLKN; encoded by the coding sequence ATGGAGACGAATGCTTCTTTCCGCGTGGACTCGGAGTTTCGATACACCCTCTTCCCGGTGTTTTACAGCGTCATCTTTGTGGTGGGGGTCATCGCCAATAGCTACGTGCTGTGGGTCTTCGCCAGCCTGTACCCTTCCAAGAAGCTCAACGAGATCAAGATCTTCATGGTGAACCTCACGATGGCCGACCTGCTCTTCCTGGTCACCCTGCCGCTGTGGATCACCTACTACTACCACCAGGGCGACTGGATCCTCCCCGCGTTCCTGTGCAACCTGGCTGGCTGTTTCTTCTTCATCAACACCTACTGCTCGGTGGCTTTCCTGGCCGTCATCACCTACAACCGCTTCCAGGCGGTGACACGGCCCATCAAGACGGTGCAGGCGACTACCCGGAAGCGTGGCATCTTGTTGTCCCTGATCATCTGGGTGTCTATTGTGGCCGCCGCCTCCTACTTCTTTGTCCTGGACTCCACCAACATCGTGCCCAGCAAGGCCGGCTCCGGCAACGTCACTCGCTGCTTCGAACATTACGAGAAGGGCAGCATCCCGGTTCTCATCATTCACATCTTCCTCGTGTTCGCCTTCTTCCTGGTCTTCCTCCTCATCTTCTTCTGCAACCTGATCATCATCCGCACGCTGCTCCTGCAACCCGTGCAGCAGCAGCGCAACGCGGAGGTCAAGCGCCGGGCGCTGTGGATGGTCTGCACCGTCCTGGCTGTCTTCATCATCTGCTTTGTGCCCCACCACGTGGTGCAGCTGCCCTGGACCCTGGCCGAGCTGGGCTTCCAGAACAGCGACTTCCACCAGGCGATTAACGACGCGCACCAGGTCACCCTCTGCCTCCTCAGCACCAACTGCGTCTTAGACCCCATCATCTACTGCTTCCTCACCAAGAAGTTCCGCAAGCACCTCACCGAGAAGTTCTACAGCATGCGCAGCAGCCGGAAATGCCCCCTGACCACCGTGGACACGGGCACCGAGGTGGTCTTGCCGCTCAACCAGATGCCTGCCAATTCCCTCAAAAATTAG